Proteins encoded in a region of the Armatimonadota bacterium genome:
- the tuf1 gene encoding elongation factor Tu, which produces MGKQRFERTKPHVNIGTIGHVDHGKTTLTAAITRVLAKEGLAEYQPYERIDSAPEERERGVTINIYHAEYQTPNRHYAHVDCPGHADYIKNMITGAAQMDGAILVVSAADGPMPQTREHILLARQVGVPYIVVFLNKEDMVDDPELLELVELEVRELLSKYGFPGDEVPVISGSALKVIEAADVDRNDPWVQKIWQLIEAIDTYIPTPQRDIDKPFLMPIEDVFTITGRGTVVTGRVERGVLRVGEQVEIVGLHPETRTTVATSLEMFRKTLDQIQAGDNAGVLLRGIDRKEVERGMVLAKPGSITPHTKFAAEIYVLTKEEGGRHTPFFSGYRPQFYFRTTDVTGTMKLPEGVEMVMPGDNVRIEVELIAPIAMEEGLRFAVREGGHTVGAGVVTKIIE; this is translated from the coding sequence ATGGGCAAGCAGCGATTTGAGCGCACCAAGCCGCATGTGAACATCGGCACGATTGGTCACGTGGATCACGGCAAGACCACGTTGACCGCTGCCATCACGCGCGTTTTGGCGAAGGAGGGGCTGGCGGAATACCAGCCGTATGAACGCATCGACTCCGCCCCTGAGGAGCGGGAGCGAGGGGTTACCATCAACATCTACCATGCGGAGTATCAGACGCCCAATCGCCACTATGCGCACGTGGACTGTCCGGGTCACGCGGACTACATCAAGAACATGATTACGGGCGCGGCGCAGATGGACGGGGCGATTTTGGTGGTATCGGCGGCGGATGGCCCGATGCCTCAGACTCGGGAGCACATCTTGCTGGCTCGTCAGGTAGGGGTGCCGTATATTGTGGTCTTTCTGAACAAGGAGGACATGGTAGACGACCCCGAACTGCTGGAGTTAGTGGAGTTAGAGGTTCGGGAGTTGCTGAGCAAGTATGGCTTTCCTGGGGACGAGGTTCCGGTGATTAGCGGCAGTGCGTTGAAGGTGATAGAGGCTGCGGATGTAGACCGCAACGACCCGTGGGTTCAGAAGATATGGCAGTTGATAGAGGCGATAGACACGTATATTCCGACCCCTCAGCGCGACATTGACAAGCCGTTTTTGATGCCGATAGAGGACGTGTTCACGATAACGGGTCGTGGCACGGTGGTGACGGGTCGCGTGGAGCGTGGTGTGTTGCGGGTAGGGGAGCAGGTAGAGATAGTGGGTTTACACCCGGAGACCCGCACGACGGTAGCGACGTCGTTGGAGATGTTCCGCAAGACGCTGGATCAGATACAGGCAGGGGACAACGCTGGGGTGTTGCTGCGTGGGATAGACCGCAAGGAGGTGGAGCGTGGGATGGTGCTGGCGAAGCCTGGTAGCATCACACCCCACACGAAGTTTGCGGCGGAGATATACGTATTGACGAAGGAGGAGGGCGGTCGCCACACGCCGTTTTTCAGCGGGTATCGTCCCCAGTTTTACTTCCGCACGACGGACGTGACAGGCACGATGAAGTTGCCGGAGGGTGTGGAGATGGTGATGCCTGGCGACAACGTGCGGATAGAGGTAGAGTTGATTGCGCCGATAGCGATGGAGGAGGGCTTGCGCTTTGCGGTGCGCGAAGGTGGTCACACGGTGGGCGCAGGCGTGGTCACCAAGATTATCGAGTAA
- a CDS encoding glutamine synthetase, protein MTPKEAIDFAREKEARIVDLRFTDLPGTWQHFSMPVEALDESLFEEGIGFDGSSIRGFQVINESDMLLIPDPSSVFMDPFTEHPTVVFICDVVDPLTRERYTRDPRYVAQKAEQYLRSTGIADVAYFGPEAEFYILNDVRFDQNQHSGYYFVDSDEGAWNMGRDEKPNLGYKVRYKEGYFPVPPSDSLQDLRTEMMLNLMAVGVEPEVHHHEVATAGQAEIDIRFAPLVQMGDSLMKYKYVIKQTAFQNGYTVTFMPKPIFMDNGSGMHVHQSLWKNGVNIFFDERGYAGLSETAIYYIGGILKHAASVLAFAAPTTNSYRRLVPGYEAPINLIYSQRNRSACIRIPMYSSSPKAKRIEFRAPDPSCNPYLAFAAMLLAGLDGIQNKIVPPDPIDKDLYELPAEERRGIQHTPASLAESLQALREDHEYLLRGGVFTEDLIETYIDYKQKREVEGVALRPHPYEFVLYFDV, encoded by the coding sequence ATGACACCCAAAGAGGCGATTGATTTCGCCCGTGAGAAGGAAGCGCGTATTGTAGACCTGCGGTTTACCGACTTGCCGGGCACATGGCAACACTTCTCGATGCCTGTGGAAGCGCTGGATGAAAGCCTGTTCGAAGAGGGCATTGGCTTCGACGGCTCCTCTATCCGAGGCTTCCAGGTCATTAATGAATCTGACATGCTGCTGATACCCGACCCCAGCTCGGTGTTCATGGACCCGTTCACCGAGCACCCCACGGTGGTTTTCATCTGCGATGTGGTGGACCCCCTGACGCGCGAGCGCTACACCCGCGACCCGCGCTATGTGGCGCAGAAGGCGGAGCAGTACCTGCGCTCTACCGGCATCGCCGACGTGGCGTACTTCGGGCCGGAGGCAGAGTTCTACATCCTCAACGACGTGCGTTTTGACCAGAACCAGCATTCCGGCTACTACTTTGTCGATTCCGACGAAGGTGCGTGGAACATGGGGCGCGATGAGAAGCCGAACCTGGGCTACAAAGTACGTTATAAGGAGGGCTACTTCCCGGTGCCTCCCAGCGATAGCCTGCAGGACCTGCGCACCGAAATGATGCTGAACCTGATGGCGGTTGGAGTAGAGCCGGAAGTGCATCACCATGAGGTAGCGACAGCAGGGCAAGCGGAAATCGACATCCGCTTCGCGCCGCTGGTACAGATGGGCGATAGCCTGATGAAGTACAAGTATGTGATTAAGCAGACCGCGTTCCAGAACGGTTACACCGTCACCTTCATGCCGAAGCCTATCTTTATGGACAATGGCTCCGGGATGCACGTGCACCAGAGCCTGTGGAAAAACGGCGTGAACATTTTCTTTGACGAACGCGGTTACGCCGGATTATCGGAGACCGCTATCTACTACATCGGCGGTATCCTGAAGCACGCCGCCAGCGTGCTCGCCTTTGCCGCGCCGACCACCAATTCTTACCGCCGACTGGTACCCGGGTACGAGGCGCCGATTAACCTGATTTACAGTCAGCGCAACCGCTCGGCGTGCATCCGCATCCCGATGTACTCCTCCTCGCCCAAGGCGAAGCGCATCGAGTTCCGTGCGCCAGACCCATCCTGCAACCCATATCTTGCCTTCGCAGCGATGCTGCTGGCGGGACTGGACGGCATCCAGAACAAAATCGTGCCGCCCGACCCCATCGACAAAGACCTTTACGAACTGCCCGCCGAGGAACGTAGAGGCATCCAGCACACACCGGCGAGTCTGGCGGAGTCGTTGCAGGCATTGCGCGAGGACCATGAGTACCTGCTGCGAGGCGGGGTGTTTACCGAGGACCTGATAGAGACCTATATCGACTACAAGCAGAAGCGCGAAGTGGAAGGTGTGGCTTTACGCCCGCATCCCTACGAGTTCGTGCTGTACTTTGACGTGTAA
- a CDS encoding corrinoid methyltransferase codes for MQEELKALAQAILEGKRNEAVELTQKLVDAGVTPKQILDEGLIAGMSVAGEKFKNGEYFVPEILVAARAMKAAMEILRPLLVATDVQPIGTMVIGTVRGDLHDIGKNLVAMMVEGAGFKVVDLGVDVTADKFIAAAKEHNAQIVGMSALLTTTMTYIPEVIKAFDAEGLRPKVKLIVGGAPVTQEWANQIGADAYAPDAATAVDKCKELLGAA; via the coding sequence ATGCAGGAGGAACTCAAAGCACTTGCCCAGGCGATTCTGGAAGGCAAACGCAACGAGGCAGTAGAACTCACCCAGAAGCTGGTAGATGCCGGCGTCACCCCGAAACAGATACTTGATGAGGGACTCATCGCCGGCATGTCCGTTGCCGGTGAAAAGTTCAAGAACGGCGAGTATTTCGTGCCAGAGATTCTGGTAGCGGCGCGCGCCATGAAGGCAGCGATGGAGATTCTGCGCCCCTTGCTGGTAGCCACCGATGTGCAGCCGATAGGCACGATGGTTATCGGTACCGTGCGAGGCGACCTGCACGACATCGGCAAGAATCTGGTAGCCATGATGGTAGAGGGCGCAGGCTTCAAGGTTGTTGATCTGGGCGTGGACGTGACCGCCGATAAGTTCATCGCTGCTGCCAAGGAGCATAATGCCCAGATTGTGGGAATGTCTGCCCTGTTAACCACTACCATGACCTATATCCCCGAAGTGATTAAGGCTTTCGACGCGGAGGGGCTGCGCCCGAAGGTGAAACTCATCGTGGGTGGCGCGCCGGTGACCCAGGAATGGGCGAACCAGATTGGCGCCGACGCTTACGCTCCCGACGCCGCCACCGCTGTCGACAAGTGTAAAGAGCTGCTGGGCGCGGCGTAG
- the rplA gene encoding 50S ribosomal protein L1, which yields MPQHGKRYLEAKQQVDRNRLYGVREALELAKSLANAGFDETIDIAVNLGVDPRHGDQMVRGTTTLPHGTGKKIKVAVFAKGDKAEEALNAGADVVGAEDLIQQIQQGWRDFDVLVATPDMVPQVSRLGRLLGPRMPNAKSGTVTNDIDRVVRDLKQSKRVAFRVEKAGIVHMPIGKASFEVDHLVENFIAAINALLKAKPAAAKGRYLRGITVSSTMGPGIRVDTQEAQKLAETAA from the coding sequence ATGCCGCAACACGGCAAACGCTATCTGGAGGCAAAGCAACAGGTAGACCGCAACCGCCTCTACGGAGTGCGCGAAGCCCTGGAGCTGGCGAAGTCGCTGGCAAACGCAGGCTTCGATGAGACTATCGATATCGCTGTGAATCTGGGCGTAGATCCCCGGCACGGCGACCAGATGGTACGAGGCACCACCACCCTGCCCCACGGAACCGGCAAGAAGATTAAAGTGGCGGTATTTGCTAAAGGCGATAAGGCGGAAGAAGCGCTCAACGCCGGCGCAGACGTGGTGGGAGCGGAAGACCTCATCCAGCAGATTCAACAAGGGTGGCGCGACTTCGACGTGCTGGTTGCCACCCCGGATATGGTGCCCCAAGTCAGCCGCCTGGGACGCCTGCTCGGTCCGCGTATGCCCAACGCTAAGTCGGGCACAGTGACCAATGACATCGACCGCGTGGTACGTGACCTGAAGCAAAGCAAGCGTGTGGCGTTCCGCGTGGAGAAGGCAGGCATCGTGCACATGCCCATCGGCAAAGCGTCCTTTGAGGTGGACCATCTAGTAGAGAATTTCATCGCCGCCATTAACGCGCTGTTGAAGGCGAAGCCCGCTGCGGCGAAGGGACGCTACCTGCGCGGCATCACCGTCTCGTCCACAATGGGACCGGGCATCCGCGTGGATACACAGGAAGCGCAGAAGCTGGCTGAAACCGCTGCCTGA
- the rplK gene encoding 50S ribosomal protein L11 produces the protein MAKKITAVVKIQIPAGKATPAPPVGSSLGPYGINMMEFIKQYNERTASQMGSIVPVEITIYEDRSFTFVTKTPPASELLRKAAGIEKGSSTPNRQKVGKITIEQLREIARTKMPDLNANDEEAAMKIVAGTARSMGIEIVS, from the coding sequence TTGGCGAAAAAAATTACGGCTGTGGTCAAAATACAGATACCTGCAGGGAAAGCGACCCCTGCTCCGCCCGTGGGTTCCTCCCTGGGACCCTACGGCATCAACATGATGGAGTTTATCAAGCAGTACAACGAGCGCACCGCCTCACAGATGGGTTCCATCGTTCCGGTGGAAATCACCATCTACGAGGACCGCTCGTTCACGTTCGTCACGAAGACACCACCTGCTTCGGAGCTGTTGCGCAAGGCGGCGGGCATCGAGAAAGGCTCCTCTACGCCAAACCGACAGAAGGTGGGCAAAATCACCATAGAACAGCTACGCGAAATCGCCCGCACCAAGATGCCCGACCTCAACGCCAACGACGAAGAGGCAGCGATGAAGATTGTGGCGGGAACCGCCCGCTCGATGGGGATTGAAATCGTGTCTTAG
- the nusG gene encoding transcription termination/antitermination protein NusG — protein MQKQWYAVHTYAGHENKVKTAIERRAEAMGLRDRIFRILVPTEQEMRTRQGKKVTVSRKIFPGYILIEMILDEQTWYLVKSTAGVTGFVTSGDKPVPLQEKEVEAILETVEGTQKKPRVAWQPGEQVRVVSGPFTDFHGTIQEVLPDKEKVRVLISLFGRDTPVEFDFEQIEKIT, from the coding sequence ATGCAAAAGCAGTGGTACGCGGTACATACCTACGCCGGTCACGAGAATAAGGTGAAGACCGCCATCGAGCGGCGCGCGGAAGCAATGGGCTTGCGCGACCGCATTTTTCGTATCCTCGTGCCCACCGAACAGGAGATGCGCACCCGCCAGGGCAAAAAGGTCACCGTTAGCCGGAAAATCTTCCCCGGCTACATCCTGATTGAGATGATATTAGACGAGCAGACGTGGTACCTGGTGAAGAGCACGGCTGGCGTGACTGGGTTCGTTACCTCTGGCGACAAGCCGGTGCCTCTACAGGAGAAAGAGGTAGAAGCCATCCTCGAAACAGTGGAGGGCACCCAGAAGAAGCCGCGCGTGGCATGGCAGCCGGGTGAACAAGTGCGTGTGGTGTCTGGCCCGTTTACCGATTTCCACGGCACCATCCAGGAGGTGCTACCGGATAAAGAAAAAGTGCGCGTCCTTATCTCGCTCTTCGGGCGGGATACGCCTGTGGAGTTCGACTTCGAGCAGATAGAGAAAATCACTTAA
- a CDS encoding mevalonate kinase produces MTYHPSLAYTKGMSNAVFTVSAPGRICLFGEHQDYLGLPVIAAAINRRIQAEVRLSSDGNLLKLDMPDIGEQMEVDPTQEQRYAHSRDYLRAGVNVLRREGARFPRGADIRITSNIPMQAGVSSSSALVIMWLRLLCQLAEPPLQPDPETLARWGHRTEVLEFHEPGGMMDHFCAALGGVLYIDTTPPYHATRLPIQLSGLVLADSLQPKATVEVLASRRRDVTEGIALLKERMPRFDLHNTPLEEAEEALRSLPERNARRVRANLINRDLTRRAMQLLQSDNWKPQVLGDLLLAHHAQLRDGLEVSTPKIEKMLEAALRAGALGGKVNGSGGGGCLFAYAPGREEEVVEAFKSAGGDAWHVRVDTGARVE; encoded by the coding sequence TTGACTTATCACCCCTCCCTTGCCTATACTAAAGGCATGAGTAACGCAGTGTTCACTGTATCCGCCCCCGGGCGGATTTGTCTTTTCGGAGAGCATCAGGACTATCTGGGACTGCCCGTCATCGCCGCCGCCATCAATCGGCGTATTCAGGCGGAAGTGCGTCTCTCGTCCGACGGCAACCTGCTGAAGCTGGACATGCCCGACATCGGCGAGCAGATGGAGGTGGACCCCACCCAAGAGCAGCGCTATGCGCACTCGCGCGACTACCTGCGGGCGGGCGTGAACGTGCTGCGTCGGGAGGGAGCGCGCTTCCCCAGAGGCGCGGATATCCGTATCACCAGCAACATCCCCATGCAGGCAGGCGTTTCCAGCTCCTCCGCGTTGGTCATTATGTGGTTGCGCCTGCTGTGCCAGCTAGCGGAACCACCTCTTCAGCCAGACCCCGAAACGCTGGCTCGGTGGGGACATCGGACAGAGGTGCTGGAGTTCCACGAGCCGGGCGGCATGATGGACCACTTCTGCGCCGCTTTAGGAGGCGTGCTGTACATCGATACTACTCCGCCTTACCACGCCACGCGCCTACCCATACAGCTGAGCGGGCTGGTGTTGGCGGACTCCCTGCAACCGAAAGCCACTGTGGAGGTTCTTGCCTCTCGCAGGCGCGATGTCACGGAGGGCATCGCGTTGCTGAAGGAAAGGATGCCCCGCTTCGACCTGCACAACACTCCCCTGGAGGAAGCGGAAGAGGCTCTCCGGAGCCTTCCCGAGCGCAACGCCCGCCGCGTGCGCGCCAACCTGATAAACCGCGACCTCACGCGCCGTGCCATGCAGTTGTTGCAAAGCGATAACTGGAAACCTCAGGTTCTGGGCGATCTGCTGCTGGCACACCACGCACAGCTGCGTGACGGTCTGGAAGTATCCACGCCCAAGATCGAAAAGATGCTGGAAGCGGCATTGCGGGCAGGCGCGCTGGGCGGTAAGGTGAATGGCTCCGGCGGGGGCGGTTGCCTGTTCGCCTATGCGCCAGGGCGCGAGGAAGAGGTCGTGGAAGCCTTCAAAAGCGCGGGAGGAGACGCCTGGCACGTGCGCGTGGACACAGGAGCCAGGGTGGAATGA
- the ampS gene encoding aminopeptidase: MRDPRFEQLAQVLVGHSTRVQPGDKVLVEATDVPEEFLCVLIEQIVKAGGVPLVDTKHSKVMRALQMHATEEQLQTIADVEKYRMEKMQCYIGVRGTLNSAQLSDVPMEKVEMVQRLWWKPVHSEVRVPSTRWVVLRWPNDSMAQQANMSTEAFEDYYFRVCTLDYSRMEKAVQPLAELMSRTDRVRLVGPGTDLTFSIKGIPVIPCYGLRNIPDGECFTAPVRDSVEGEITFNVPSLYHGKSFENIRLVFRAGKIVEASCNLTEEMNRILDFDEGARYVGEFSLGFNPHILHPMKDTLFDEKIAGSLHFTPGNAYTTADNGNRSQIHWDLVLIQRPEYGGGEVYFDERLVRRDGRFVVPELEGLNPENLAVA, from the coding sequence GTGAGAGATCCTCGCTTTGAACAGTTAGCACAGGTACTGGTCGGGCACAGCACGCGCGTGCAGCCGGGGGACAAGGTGCTGGTAGAAGCCACCGATGTGCCCGAGGAGTTCCTGTGCGTGTTGATAGAGCAGATTGTAAAAGCAGGCGGCGTCCCGCTGGTGGATACAAAGCATTCGAAAGTGATGCGCGCGCTACAGATGCACGCCACCGAAGAGCAACTGCAGACCATCGCCGATGTGGAGAAGTATCGTATGGAGAAGATGCAGTGCTACATCGGAGTGCGAGGCACGTTAAACAGCGCGCAGCTGTCGGATGTGCCGATGGAGAAGGTGGAGATGGTGCAGAGGTTATGGTGGAAACCGGTTCACAGCGAAGTTCGCGTGCCCAGCACCCGGTGGGTGGTGCTACGCTGGCCCAACGATAGTATGGCACAGCAGGCGAACATGAGCACCGAGGCGTTTGAAGACTACTACTTCCGCGTGTGCACGCTGGATTACAGCCGAATGGAAAAGGCAGTTCAACCGCTGGCGGAACTGATGAGCCGGACCGACCGCGTGCGGCTTGTGGGACCGGGCACCGACCTGACCTTCTCCATCAAAGGTATTCCGGTCATCCCCTGCTACGGGTTGCGCAACATCCCCGACGGTGAATGCTTCACCGCCCCCGTGCGCGACTCGGTGGAGGGTGAAATCACCTTCAACGTGCCTTCGCTGTACCACGGCAAGAGCTTCGAGAACATCCGACTGGTGTTCCGTGCGGGTAAAATCGTGGAAGCCTCCTGCAATCTCACCGAGGAGATGAACAGGATACTGGACTTCGATGAGGGGGCACGGTATGTGGGCGAGTTCTCGCTGGGCTTCAACCCACATATCCTGCACCCGATGAAGGACACGCTGTTCGACGAGAAGATAGCGGGCTCTTTGCATTTCACTCCCGGCAACGCCTACACGACGGCGGATAATGGCAACCGCTCGCAGATACACTGGGACCTGGTGCTGATTCAGCGTCCAGAGTACGGCGGAGGAGAGGTCTACTTCGATGAGCGCCTGGTACGCCGGGATGGGCGGTTTGTGGTGCCGGAGCTGGAGGGGCTGAATCCTGAGAATCTGGCAGTTGCTTGA
- the rpmG gene encoding 50S ribosomal protein L33 gives MASKNKENRIIITLACTECRSRNYTTTKNRINDPDRLELRKYCPRCRHHVVHREVK, from the coding sequence ATGGCGAGCAAGAACAAAGAAAACCGGATAATCATCACACTGGCTTGCACCGAGTGCCGCTCGCGCAACTACACGACCACTAAGAACCGGATTAACGATCCGGACAGGCTGGAGTTGCGCAAGTACTGCCCACGTTGTCGCCACCACGTGGTGCACCGCGAGGTGAAGTAA